A region from the Salvia splendens isolate huo1 chromosome 15, SspV2, whole genome shotgun sequence genome encodes:
- the LOC121769564 gene encoding protein GRAVITROPIC IN THE LIGHT 1-like, with product MDSVKRSVVTPSKSGLARAIAKALHIRAVTGVAPDDDGILKDHFKHVDEDEEELLQDDEMVREVFLSKLFASVTAVKAAYAEMQFAQSPHDADGIQAADRMVVSKLKYLSELKQAYLTKQLNEATPATTLLLSEIQERKSSLRIYEVTAKKLESQLQLKEAEAASLRGKLLDANKANTLLEKRLSSSGQFVVPENVQLSDTRVGDFLSYHRQTLKSIRSFVQLLIKEMGSAGWDLDAAADSIEPGTRFRNPSHKCFAFESFVCKQMFDGFNCPDFSSEKAMPERDKRHVLFLNRYIELISAKPKSPFASFCRAKYLRVVHPKVEASLFGSLESVASSEPPGTPFFSAFCEMAKRVWLLRRLALSFEPGVSAFQGKKGDRFSEVYMESLGDDARLQPEPLVALSVVPGFKIGKTIVQCQVYLC from the coding sequence ATGGATTCGGTGAAACGCTCTGTGGTCACACCGAGCAAGAGTGGATTGGCGCGTGCCATTGCCAAGGCTCTACACATTCGTGCGGTCACAGGTGTAGCTCCGGACGATGATGGTATTCTGAAAGATCATTTCAAGCACGTTGACGAAGACGAGGAGGAGCTCCTGCAGGATGACGAGATGGTCCGAGAAGTTTTTCTCTCGAAACTGTTTGCTTCAGTTACTGCTGTTAAAGCCGCGTACGCGGAGATGCAGTTTGCTCAATCTCCTCACGACGCTGATGGGATTCAAGCTGCGGACAGGATGGTCGTATCCAAGCTTAAGTACCTCTCCGAGCTGAAGCAGGCTTACTTGACGAAACAGCTGAATGAGGCGACTCCGGCCACCACGTTGCTTTTATCCGAGATTCAAGAGCGGAAGAGTTCTCTTAGGATCTACGAGGTCACTGCCAAGAAGCTCGAGTCTCAGCTCCAACTCAAAGAAGCGGAGGCCGCCTCTCTCAGAGGGAAGCTATTGGATGCCAATAAGGCTAACACGTTGCTCGAGAAGCGGCTGAGCTCGAGCGGGCAGTTTGTCGTCCCCGAGAACGTTCAGCTGTCTGACACGAGGGTCGGAGACTTCCTGTCTTACCACAGGCAGACGTTGAAATCTATCCGAAGCTTCGTGCAACTTCTGATCAAAGAGATGGGATCTGCTGGCTGGGATTTGGATGCTGCGGCCGACTCCATTGAGCCGGGCACTCGTTTCAGGAACCCGAGCCATAAGTGCTTCGCGTTCGAGTCCTTTGTGTGCAAACAAATGTTCGATGGCTTCAACTGCCCCGATTTCTCCTCGGAGAAGGCCATGCCGGAGAGGGACAAGAGGCACGTCTTATTCCTCAACCGATACATCGAGCTGATATCCGCGAAGCCTAAATCTCCGTTTGCATCATTCTGCCGTGCAAAGTACTTGAGAGTCGTGCACCCGAAGGTGGAAGCCTCTCTCTTCGGCAGCTTGGAGTCCGTGGCGTCCAGTGAGCCACCAGGGACGCCCTTCTTCTCGGCATTCTGTGAGATGGCGAAGCGCGTCTGGCTCCTGCGCCGCTTGGCTCTATCTTTCGAGCCGGGAGTCTCCGCCTTCCAAGGGAAGAAGGGGGACCGATTCTCGGAGGTCTACATGGAGAGCTTGGGCGACGATGCCCGGTTGCAGCCGGAGCCTCTCGTGGCATTGAGCGTCGTGCCCGGATTCAAGATCGGCAAGACTATTGTCCAGTGCCAAGTTTATCTGTGTTGA
- the LOC121767389 gene encoding protein transport protein Sec61 subunit alpha-like, protein MGGGFRVLHLVRPFLSFLPEVQSADRKVPFREKVIYTVISLFIFLVCSQLPLYGIHSTTGADPFYWMRVILASNRGTVMELGITPIVTSGLVMQLLAGSKIIEVDNNVREDRALLNGAQKLLGILIAVGEAVAYVLSGMYGSVGQLGVGNAILIILQLCFAGIIVICLDELLQKGYGLGSGISLFIATNICENIIWKAFSPTTINSGRGAEFEGAVIALFHLLITRTDKVRALREAFYRQNLPNVTNLLATVLVFLIVIYFQGFRVVLPVRSKNARGQQGSYPIKLFYTSNMPIILQSALVSNLYFISQLLYRKYSGNFLVNLLGKWKESEYSGQSVPVGGLAYYITAPSSLSDILANPFHGLFYIVFMLSACALFSKTWIEVSGSSAKDVAKQLKEQQMVMPGHRESNLQKELNRYIPTAAAFGGVCIGALTVLADLMGAIGSGTGILLAVTIIYQYFETFEKEKASELGFFGF, encoded by the exons ATGGGAGGTGGGTTTAGGGTGCTCCATCTGGTTCGACCTTTCCTTTCGTTTCTCCCGGAGGTTCAAAGTGCGGACAGGAAGGTTCCATTCAGAGAGAAGGTTATATACACTGTCATATCTCTGTTCATTTTCCTGGTCTGCAGCCAGCTTCCGTTGTATGGCATACACTCTACAACTGGTGCAGATCCATTCTATTGGATGCGTGTCATTCTTGCTTCAAACAGAGGCACGGTGATGGAGCTTGGAATCACCCCAATAGTGACATCTGGGCTGGTTATGCAACTCTTGGCGGGTTCAAAGATCATTGAAGTTGACAACAATGTGAGAGAGGACCGAGCCCTCCT AAATGGTGCACAGAAATTGTTGGGCATCTTAATTGCAGTCGGTGAGGCTGTTGCATATGTTCTTTCCGGGATGTATGGCAGTGTGGGCCAACTTGGAGTTGGGAATGCAATCCTTATCATTCTGCAACTCTGCTTTGCGGGGATCATAGTTATTTGCCTGGATGAGCTTCTCCAGAAAGGATATGGCCTTGGCTCTGGCATTTCACTCTTCATTGCAACCAATATTTG TGAAAACATCATCTGGAAGGCATTTAGCCCAACTACTATTAACAGTGGGCGTGGAGCTGAATTCGAAGGTGCTGTCATTGCTTTGTTCCATTTGTTGATAACTCGGACCGACAAGGTTCGTGCTTTGCGAGAGGCATTCTACCGACAGAACCTCCCCAACGTCACAAACTTGCTGGCCACTGTCCTGGTCTTCCTTATTGTCATTTACTTCCAAGGATTCCGTGTAGTTTTGCCAGTGAGGTCAAAGAATGCTCGGGGGCAACAGGGTTCTTATCCTATTAAGCTGTTCTACACTTCTAATATGCCCATTATTCTGCAGTCTGCCCTTGTATCCAATCTGTACTTCATTTCCCAG TTGCTTTACAGGAAATACAGTGGGAATTTCCTTGTAAACCTTCTCGGAAAGTGGAAGGAATCTGAATACTCTGGTCAATCTGTTCCTGTTGGGGGTCTTGCTTATTATATAACTGCTCCATCTAG CTTGTCAGATATATTGGCCAATCCTTTCCATGGATTGTTTTACATTGTATTCATGCTGTCAGCATGTGCTTTATTTTCAAAAACGTGGATTGAGGTATCAGGATCCTCGGCCAAAGATGTGGCGAAGCAGCTGAAG GAACAACAAATGGTGATGCCCGGACACAGAGAATCGAATCTGCAGAAGGAGCTGAACCGGTACATTCCCACCGCAGCTGCATTCGGTGGCGTGTGCATTGGTGCACTGACAGTCTTGGCAGACCTCATGGGTGCGATTGGCTCCGGTACAGGAATTCTGCTGGCTGTCACCATCATATATCAGTATTTCGAGACATTCGAGAAGGAGAAGGCCAGCGAACTTGGTTTCTTCGGTTTCTAA
- the LOC121768554 gene encoding B3 domain-containing protein At3g25182-like, with translation MEKRDITMDDMKDMLHMKVDFLGALCAVVGRAKEIHENEALPETQPLVDHKAKTLKRRRDESVPKPKPKRRKRRPPLPLLAGNPPLPEEFQAAIEEMALVKNGAATEAKLVIQKKLYHTDLSSGHNRLSIPFNDIENDFLTEEEKQYLLGQDEKKKKLFFEVKIVQPSLEVDTVKLCRWDMPKKSGKTSSTYVIRGSWNAIVKSNKLRFNRTVQLWGFRVDRELCFALVKVPRNRAA, from the coding sequence ATGGAGAAGAGAGACATAACCATGGATGATATGAAAGACATGCTTCACATGAAGGTTGATTTCCTTGGCGCCCTATGCGCCGTCGTCGGACGAGCAAAGGAGATACACGAAAACGAGGCATTGCCGGAAACTCAACCCCTTGTCGACCACAAGGCCAAAACCCTCAAGCGGCGTAGAGACGAATCCGTCCCAAAGCCAAAGCCAAAAAGGCGGAAGAGAAGGCCACCCCTTCCCCTCCTTGCAGGAAATCCGCCGCTCCCGGAGGAATTCCAGGCCGCGATCGAGGAGATGGCCCTAGTAAAAAACGGCGCCGCGACGGAGGCCAAACTGGTGATACAGAAGAAGCTCTACCATACCGACCTGAGCAGCGGCCACAACCGCCTCTCGATCCCGTTCAACGACATCGAAAACgattttctcacggaggaggaaaagcAGTATCTCCTCGGCCAAgatgagaaaaagaagaagctGTTTTTTGAGGTTAAGATCGTGCAGCCGTCGCTGGAGGTGGACACGGTGAAGCTTTGCCGGTGGGATATGCCGAAGAAGAGTGGGAAGACGTCGTCGACCTACGTTATTCGAGGGAGTTGGAATGCGATTGTGAAGAGCAATAAACTCCGGTTCAACAGGACGGTGCAGCTGTGGGGTTTTCGGGTTGATCGGGAGCTGTGCTTCGCGCTCGTGAAGGTGCCGAGGAATCGTGCCGCTTGA
- the LOC121769350 gene encoding putative pentatricopeptide repeat-containing protein At1g53330 produces MQRMKKKLMVSPFTLSSLLRREKDPKLALQLFLNPNPHHSNAKPFRHSLLSYDLIISKLGRAKMFSEMEIVMENLKKDTRISPEEIIFCNIMTFYARSRLPSKALHLFDEIPSYRCRRTVKSVNTLLNGLLVCHEFDKMMEVYDRIEDYGSPDACTYNILINAFCVMVDLVSARKVFDEMLRRGVEPNVVTFGTLINGLCANSELDAAFSLKRRMERDFKIRPNAHIYIALMKGLCRVFRLDEAIRLKGEMLRKKVELVPAVYSTLISASFKANRKGEVSGLLEEMRGNGCKPDTITYNAMIHGYCKENEFGLAFGALSEMEKDGCKPDVISFNVIIGGLCRERKEGEAYDLLEDMPRRGCAPDVVAYRTVFDGFCDVKQFKEAASILDEMSFMGYAHHTSSVSKCVDALLIEENKELLLTYVFMLVKRNSLDRYIWKLVTCLLFKDSSLDVQELFDGLINSHFLPMG; encoded by the coding sequence ATGCAGAGAATGAAGAAGAAGCTAATGGTGTCACCATTCACACTCTCCTCACTCCTCCGCCGCGAAAAAGACCCAAAGCTAGCTCTTCAACTCTTCCTCAACCCTAACCCGCATCACTCAAATGCCAAACCATTTCGTCACTCTCTCCTCTCCTACGATCTCATCATCTCCAAACTCGGCAGAGCCAAAATGTTCTCCGAAATGGAAATTGTCATGGAAAACTTGAAGAAAGACACCCGAATTAGTCCAGAAGAAATAATTTTCTGCAACATTATGACGTTCTACGCCCGATCGCGCTTGCCCAGTAAGGCCCTCCACCTGTTCGACGAAATTCCCTCATATCGATGCCGAAGGACTGTGAAATCAGTGAACACGTTGCTGAACGGGCTCCTTGTATGTCACGAATTCGATAAGATGATGGAGGTTTATGACCGGATTGAGGATTACGGGAGCCCTGATGCTTGTACGTACAACATTCTGATAAATGCATTTTGTGTGATGGTTGATTTGGTGAGCGCGCGGaaggtgtttgatgaaatgctgAGGAGAGGGGTTGAGCCTAATGTGGTGACATTTGGGACTTTGATTAACGGGCTTTGCGCGAATTCGGAGCTGGATGCGGCTTTCAGTTTGAAGAGAAGGATGGAGAGGGATTTCAAAATCAGACCTAATGCACATATCTATATAGCTTTGATGAAGGGGCTTTGTAGGGTATTTCGATTGGATGAGGCCATTAGGTTGAAGGGTGAGATGTTGAGAAAGAAGGTGGAATTGGTTCCTGCGGTTTATTCTACATTGATCAGTGCGTCTTTCAAGGCTAATCGAAAGGGGGAGGTTTCTGGATTGTTGGAGGAGATGAGGGGAAACGGGTGTAAGCCCGATACAATAACTTACAACGCAATGATACATGGATATTGTAAGGAGAATGAGTTTGGGTTGGCTTTTGGGGCTTTAAGTGAGATGGAGAAAGACGGCTGCAAGCCGGATGTCATTAGTTTTAATGTGATTATTGGTGGGCTGTGTAGGGAGAGGAAAGAGGGTGAAGCCTATGATTTGTTGGAAGATATGCCACGGCGGGGATGTGCCCCGGATGTGGTAGCTTACAGGACAGTTTTTGATGGTTTTTGTGATGTAAAGCAGTTCAAAGAAGCAGCAAGCATATTGGATGAGATGAGTTTTATGGGATATGCTCATCATACGTCTAGTGTAAGCAAATGCGTGGATGCATTGTTGATAGAGGAGAATAAAGAGTTACTATTAACATACGTGTTTATGTTGGTGAAGAGAAACTCCCTTGATAGATATATATGGAAACTTGTTACTTGTTTGCTCTTTAAAGACAGCAGTTTAGATGTTCAAGAACTGTTTGATGGGTTGATAAATAGTCATTTTCTTCCAATGGGCTAG
- the LOC121768553 gene encoding putative B3 domain-containing protein At3g24850 — protein MVVHRDITKDDLKDYLHRPVDLFDALCIVAERATEIRDSEEKAFRESQRAVDRKGKKPIICILPKRPRDEAAPAPAPAAAARPKRRRAPLPPLSPKPKRVRRPLPPPLREKPPLPAEFYTTIKEMALAKKAVATEAKLVIQKQLTSTDLSSGHNRLSIPFNNIENDFLTEEEKQYLLGQDEKKKKLFLEVEILQPSLEVETVRFCRWDMPKENGKTSSTYAIRGKWNAIVNNNDLILGMTVQLWCFRVDRELCFALVSVPTNLAD, from the coding sequence ATGGTAGTGCATAGAGATATAACCAAGGATGATCTCAAAGACTACCTTCACAGGCCTGTGGATCTCTTCGACGCCCTATGCATCGTCGCCGAACGAGCAACGGAGATACGCGACAGCGAGGAGAAGGCGTTCCGGGAAAGCCAACGTGCTGTCGACCGCAAGGGCAAAAAGCCGATCATCTGCATTTTGCCGAAAAGGCCTAGAGACGAAGCCGCCCCAGCCCCCGCCCCCGCCGCCGCTGCGAGGCCTAAGCGAAGAAGGGCGCCCCTTCCCCCCCTCTCGCCGAAGCCGAAGCGGGTGAGAAGGCCGCTCCCTCCCCCCCTCCGCGAAAAGCCGCCGCTGCCGGCGGAATTTTACACCACGATCAAGGAGATGGCCCTAGCCAAAAAAGCGGTTGCAACGGAGGCGAAATTGGTGATACAGAAGCAGCTCACCAGTACCGACCTGAGCAGCGGCCACAACCGCCTCTCGATTCCGTTCAACAACATCGAAAATgattttctcacggaggaggagaagCAGTATCTCCTCGGCCAAgatgagaaaaagaagaagctGTTTCTTGAGGTGGAGATCCTGCAGCCGTCGCTGGAGGTGGAGACGGTGAGGTTTTGCCGGTGGGATATGCCCAAGGAGAACGGGAAGACGTCGTCCACCTACGCGATTAGAGGGAAATGGAATGCGATTGTGAACAACAATGACCTCATCCTGGGGATGACGGTGCAGCTGTGGTGTTTTCGGGTTGATCGGGAGCTGTGTTTCGCACTCGTCAGTGTGCCAACGAATCTCGCCGACTGA